Within Acidobacteriota bacterium, the genomic segment CTGGCCTTCCCCTTTCGCCGTCCCGGGCCGAAGGAGGCGGGAGCGGCCCTCTGCCTCGTGGCCGGGGGGTCCCTGCTCGCCCTGTCGGCGGCCGCGTGGCTCTCTAGGCTTCCTGGAGGCGGAGGGGAAGACGCGGCTCTGCGCGCGCTCCTTTCCTCCTACCCCCTTGGGGTTCAATGGATCGTGTTCGCACTGGTGCCGGCCATTTGCGAAGAGTCCCTGTTTCGGGGCGCCCTGCTGGCCAGCCTGAGGGAGATTCCCGAGCTACCGGCCTGCCTCCTCTCCGGGGCCGCCTTCGCCTTGTTCCACGGCTCGGTTTACCGGTTTCTGCCCGTGGCCGTTCTCGGCGCTTCCCTCGCGGCGGTGGTGGTGCGGACCGGCAATCTGGCCCTGGCGATCCTGGGCCACGCAATCCACAACGGGATGGTCCTGGCGGCATTGCGCCTGGGACCGGCGGCCGGGCCCGCCATGGGGGATGGGCTCTGGGCGGGGGGGGTGGCTCTCCTGGCGGGAGCGGTCCTCCTGGCGGCGGGGCTCCGCCTCACGGCGCCGCGCTCCTCAGGCTAAGGGACCGCCGGAGTTCAGCAGGAACTCGGTCCATTCGCGTCCCCCCTCGGCGTAGCGGCGGGCCACCCGACAAGAAATACCGGTCATCACCTCGTAGGGGATGGTCCCGGACCACCGGGCCCAGTCCCAGGGGCTCGCGTTCAAAGTCCCCTCGCTGCCCCACAGGCAGACCGGTCCTCCCTCCACGGCTCCGGGCGCCGGGTCGAGGTCCACCGCCACGAGGTCCATGGATACCCGTCCCACGATTGGGCACGCGGCGCCTTCGATGAGGACGTGGCCCACGTTTCCAAGGGCCCTCGGAAGTCCGTCCCCGTACCCAACGGGCAGGATTCCCAGGCGTTTCGAGGAGGAAGTGACATAGGTGGCGCCGTATCCCACGGGTGTGCCCGGGGGGACCCGCTTGATCTGAGCGATCCGGGTGGAAAACGACAGAACGGGTCTCAGCCCCGGGTCGGGAAGGTCCGCCGAGGGCCGGAGGCCGAAGAGCGTGAGCCCCGGACGGCACAGGGTCAGGTGGGTGTCCGGATGGGCCAGGAGGCCCGAAGAATTGGCCAGGTGAACCCAGGCCGGTTCCATGCCGGCCCGGCGGAGGGTTTCGACCATGTCCTGGAACGCGCGGACCTGGTGGGCCGTCTGATCGGACCGCGGGTCGTCGGCGCTGGCCAGGTTGGAGAAGATGCCCGCGACGGACACCCGGGGAGACCTGCGCAGAGCCCCCAGCAGGTCCGGGATCTCCTCTGGACGAAAGCCCACGCGGCCCATTCCCGAGTCCAGCTTGAGGTGGACCTCGGCGCTCCGGCCGGTGCGTTCCGCGGCCTCCTCCAGCGCCTGGAGGAACGACAGGGAATAGAGGGCGGGGGTCAGGCCATGGTCCAGGAGCAGACCCGCCTGCGTGGGAGGAACGGGACCGAGCAGAAGGATGGGAGCGACAATCCCCCTCTCGCGAAGCTGGATCCCCTCCTCGGCCAGGGCCACGCCCAGCCAGGAAGCGCCTCCCCGCAGGGCCGCCCGCGCCACGTGGGCCGCGCCGCAGCCGTACCCGTTCGCCTTCACGACGGCCAGGAGGGGACGGCCCCCGCCGGCGGTTTTCAGTGCGGTGGCGTTGAGGGACAGCGCGTCCAGGTCCACGCGCAAGACCGTGGGGCGCAGATTGGGGGAGTCGCTTTCAGACACCCATGCCCTCCGGGGCCTCGGGGAGGTAATCCGCGAACTGGACCCTCCAGGGAAGGAAGGTGAGTTCCATGTCGTCGGTGGGGCCGTTTCGCTGCTTGGCGATGAGGAGCCTGGCCCGGTTGCGCGCGTCCTGATCCTCCTCTCGGGCGAAAACCTGCCTGTGGAGAAAGAGGACCACGTCGGCATCCTGTTCGAGGGAGCCCGAATCCCGAAGGTCGGAGAGCATGGGCTCCCGCCCTTCCCCGCGCTTCTCCACGGCCCGGGAGAGCTGGGAAAGAGCGACCACGGGGACCTTCAGGTCTTTGGCCAGGGCCTTGAGGGATCGGGAGATGAGGCTCACCTCCTGGTTCCGGTTCTCGATCTTTCCCACGACCTTGATGAGCTGGAGGTAATCCACGATCACCAGGTCGAGGGCCTGGGAGGTCTTCAGGCGCCTCAGCTTGGCCCCCATTTCAAGAATGGTCTGGGCGGAGGAGTCGTCAATGTAGATGGGGAGGGCGGCGATCTCCTCCATTTTCATCCCGGCCTCGGCGAGCCGAGCCTTGTTCAGTTTTCCCGTCCGGATCATCTGGAAATCGAGGCCGCTGGCCATGGAGAGGAGGCGGAAGAAAATCTGCTCGGCGCTCATTTCGAGGCTGAAGAAGGCCACCGACTTGCCGCTCCTGGCGACGTTGTAGGCAATGGAGAGGGCGAGGGCGGTCTTGCCGACGGAGGGCCTGGCCGCGAGGATGATGAAATCCGAGGGCTGGAAGCCGGCCGTCAGTTCGTCGAGTTTCTGGAAATGAGTGGCCACGCCCGTTACGTGCTCCCCCCGCTTGGAGAGGGCGTCGAGCTTGATGGCCGCCTCCCCGGCCAGGGTTCGGAGCGGCAGCAGCGTCGACCGGATGGTCCGGTCGCCGAGCTCCAGGATGCGCTGTTCGGCCTGGGCCAACACCTCCTGCGGCTCCTGGGGCGACGAGTAGGCCTCGGCGATGATTCCGCTGGCCCGTTCGATGAGCTGGCGGAGGAGGGAGCGGCCGCGAATGATCTGGGCGTAGTGGGAGAGGGTGGTGAGCCGTGGAATGCCCGAGACGAGATCCGCCACGTATTCGGCCCCGCCCACGGCCTCCAGCCACCCCTTGTGATGTAACCATTCGGTGACGGTGACGAGGTCGATGGGGCGGTTGGCCTCCCGAAGCTGTTCGAAGGTCGTGTAAATCTTCCGGTGGGAAGGGAGGGCGAAGTCCTCCGAAGACACCTGCTCGTGGACCTCGTCGAAGAGCGAATCGGTCAGGAGGACGGCTCCGAGAAGGGCCCTCTCGGCTTCCAGGTTGAACGGAAGATCCTGGTCCTTCAGGAGGTCCGAGACGCGGCGGACGGCCCCCGCGCTCCTACCGGCGGCGGGATCGGCCATGGGGGGCTCCTTTCTGGAGTCCACGGGGTCCATTCTCCGTGGCGCCTTACACCGTACCACCCAGGGGGGTGGGCTGACAAGAACCCGCATCCGCCCGGTGGAGCCGGGAAAGGACGCGCAACCATAGGAAAATCAGTCGGATAGGGCCAAGGGCGCGGGGACGGAAGGCGGTTCGGCCCGGGAGGGTTCGTCCGCGCGGGCGGCTCTCCCCATCTTGCGCCCCGGCGGCGGGGAGTCCTACAATTTGCCCAACGGGGAAGGGCAGGGCCATTCTGTACTTGACTTTCGGTTCTTCGTTCGATATGTTAAACAAGAGCATTAAGTTTGGGGGTCTTTAGGCGCTTTCAAAAGGGGAAACGAAGGTGTTCTTTGGAAAGAGCAAAAACCTGTTGGGCCTGGATATCGGTTCCTCCGCCGTGAAGATGGTGGAACTCAAGGATCTGGGCAAGGGCAAAGGCTACCAATTGAAGGCCTTCGGCATCGAACAGCTACCCGCGGAAGCCATCGTCGGCGGCACGATCATGGATTCCGGTGCCGTGATCGACGCCATCAGCCGCCTGGTGCGCGACCGAGGGGTAAAGAACTTCAACGTGGCCACCTCGGTGGACGGCAACTCGGTCATCGTGAAACGCATCTCCATGATGGCGATGAGCGAGGCCGAGCTCAACGAGGCCATTCAGTGGGAAGCCGGACAGTACATCCCCTTCGACATCGAGGAGGTGAAGATCGATCACCAGGTCCTCGAGACGGACCCCGCCACGGGAAACCTGAGCGTGCTGCTCGTGGCCGTGAAGCGGGACCTCATCGCCGAGTACACCTCCATCCTCGGCCAGGCGGGCCTCAACGCCACCGTCCTCGACCTGGACGTCTTCAGCATGCAGAACGCCTTCGAGATCAACTACCCCATCCATGGAGGAGAAGTCGCCGCCCTCGTGAACATCGGCGCGAGCACGACCAACATCTGCGTCCTGAAGGGAGACACCCCCTTGTTCTGGAGGGACATCCAGGCGGGAGGCAACAACTACACGGACACCCTCCAGCGTGAGCTCAACCTCACCTTCAACCAGGCCGAAGCCCTCAAGAAGGGCGAGACCGTTCAGGGGGTGCGGCCGGAGCAGGCGGCGCCCATCCTCAACGCCATGACCGAGGAGTTCGGAGCGGACTTGAAGAAGTCCCTCGACTTCTTCAAGGTGACGACGGGGGAGGGCACCATCCACAAGATCGTACTCGCGGGCGGCGGGAGCCAGGTCACCAACCTGGACCGCTACCTGAGTCAGTTTTTCGGCGTGCCCGTGGAGGTCATGAACCCCTTCCAGAACGTGACGGTCGACGAGCGGGAGTTCCCCATGGACACCCTGACTCGCCTGGCCCCGCACTTCGGCGTGGCGGTGGGGCTGGCCTTGCGCAAGATGGGGGATTAGATGATCCGAATCAATCTGCTCAGGGAAGGGCGGGGCACGAAACGGGGAGGGCCGGGCGGGCCGCCGATGGTGGCCGTGGCGGGCCCCACCGAAGAGGCGCCGCCTTGGGGAATCTACGTTGCCCTCCTCCTGGCCACGGTGGTGGCCACCGGCGGGTACGGGGCCTGGCTCCTCATGCAGAACCACAGTCTCGCCGTGGAAATCGAAAGGCAGAAGGTGGAGCTGAAGAAGTACGAGGGGGCCCGAGAAAAAGTCGCCGAGCTGGAAAAGAAAAAGACCGAGTACGCCGCCAAGGTGGATCAGATCAAAGAGCTCAAGGACCAGCAGAGCATCCCCGTGAAGCTCATGAACCGCCTCGTGGAGGTGCTCCCCGAGGGCGCCTGGTACAACGCCGTCAAGCAGAACAACCAGACCATCGAGCTGACGGGCGCCGCCAAGAGCATCAAGACCATCTCGACGCTCTACGACAACCTCGTGGCCATCTCTGAATTCGCCAACGTCCAGCTGGGAGAGGTGCAACAGCAGTCGGGCGCCGAGGAGACGTACAGTTATAAGTTGAGCATGAATTACCATCCGGGCGGCTTCAAGCCGAAGGTCGAGGAGGCGAAGCCTCAGGCGACCTCCGCGAGGGCCCGGTCCAAGCCCGCGTCGGACGACTCCGGCGGGATGGAATAGGAGGAGGCGCCCATGGACCGCTTCGCGAAGCTCCCCAAATGGGCCCAGTTGGTGGTCACCCTCCTTTTCTGCGGGCTCATCTTCCCCGCGACCTGGTTCGTGTTTCTGGCGGACCAGAGAACCACCTTGCAGAGCCGGCGCCAACAGCGCGACGAACTGGAGGGCCAGATCCAGCAGGGCAAGGAGGCCATGCGTCGCGTGGATGAGCTGAACCGGCAGATCGACCTCATCCGACGCGACCTCGAGGTCCTCAAGTCCATCATCCCGTTGGATCCCGAAACCGGAAAGCTCCTGCGCGTCTTTCAGAGCTACGCGCGGGATCAGAACCTGAATATCCTGCGGATCAACCCGACCCCCGTGGCGAAGAGGGAGCTTTACTCCGAGCAGGCCTACGGGATCGAGGTGGGGGGCGGCTACCACGATCTCGCCCTTTTCTTCGACAAGGTCGCCCACATGCGGCGCATCGTGAACATCACCAACCTGGACATGGCCTCGTCCACGCGCAAGGGGGCGACCATCACGGCCAAGTTCAACTCCGTCGTCTACATGCAGAACCCCGAGGCTTTCCAGGGGCTGGAGAACAAGCCATGAGACCAGGCACGATCTTCCTCGGCGTGTCGGCCCTGGCGCTGCTGGCCTCGGCCTCCGCGCTCGCCCAGAACCCGGTCAAGACCCTCCAGAGGGTGGACTCGACCCTCGCGCCGGCGACGGCGTCTCCCGCGCCGGCCGAACCGGTCCCCCCTCCCCCGGAGGCTTCCCCTTCGGGAGGCCCGGTGGTCGTCCCCGAGGACAACATGCTCCTGGAGGGCGAGACCCTGTACAAACACAGGTCCGAGCGCGATCCCTTCACGCCCCTCGTTCGCGGCGCGGCGGGCGCGGCGGGCGACGTGAAGGTGAAGTTCGGGTCCACGGGGCTGGCCCGATTCACGGTGGAATCCTGCGCCCTGGAGGCCATCATCGGCAGCAGCAAGTCCGTCGTGGCCTGGTTCCAGGGCCCCGACGGCAAGCCCTACAAGGCCGTGGCGGGTGAGCGCTTCGCAGACGGAATCGTCCTCGACGTGAGCTTCACGAACGGGGAGGTGACGATCCAGCAGGAGCTGAACGATCCCACCGCCATCAAGCCTTTCCGCAACCTGGTTCTCAAGATCCGGAGCCAAGAAGGGGAGGGACAATGAACAAGCGCATGGCCCTTATGACGGCGGTTCTCGGTCTCCTCGCCGGGATGGCCGTTCTGGCGGCGGACACGGCGTCCACCGAGCTGAACGTCCTCAGCGACCTCTTCAGCCAGTCCCAGGACGGCCAAGTCGTGGTGGGCGTGGTGGGGACCTACCCCATCATCGACTACACCTACTACGACTACGATCCCGAGACCTTCGTGGTGGACATGGCGGACGTGGACATCTCGCGGCTGCCCAAGACGCTCAACGTGCAGTCCGGGGGCGTGGGTCTCGTCAAAGTGGAATCCATCAGCCAGGGCAAGGGCAGGGCCCTCGCCAAGCTGGAAATCCACAAGGCCTACCTCTCCAAGTGCCTGGTCTTCACCGAGGGAACCAAGCTCATGGTGAAGGTCGTGGGCGCGGATCAGGCCCCTCCGGCTCCGCCGGCCCCGTCCGCCGCGTCCGAATCCGCCTCCGCCGCGAGCCCGGCCTCCGCCCCCCCGGCGCCTCCTCCGGCGCCTCCGGCCGAACCGGTCCGCGAGGGCACGCGCCTCATGGGTGTGCGGGTTGCCCAGGACGGCTCGTCCGTGGGCATCGAGTCGGACGGAACAGCCAAGTTCAAGTACTTCACCATGGGCGGACCGGACCGGATCGTGGTGGATCTTTATGGGATCCAGCGGGGCAAGGTTCCGGGGCAGATCCCCGGGGCAGGGGACATCGAGAAGGTGCGGGTGGCCCTCCTTCAGGCGAGTCCTCTGGTGACCCGGGTGGTCCTGGACATGAAGAAGCCGCTCAAGCCCGTGGCGGTCAGCGCGGATGGACCGGTGGTGCGGGTGGTCCTGGACGAAATGGCCCTCGATGCCGCCCCCGAAGCGGCCGCCGCCCCGCCGAAGGCCGAGGCGCCTCCCGCGTCTGAACCGGCCGCCCAGCCGGTTTCCTCCGAGACGGCACCGGCGGAACCGGTCTCCGCCTCCCCGCCGCCTGTCGCGGAGATGGCCCAGGCTCCCACCGAACCGGCCGCGGAGACCCTCGACGACGTCAAAGTGGATCTCTCCCCCATCAGCCCCGGCTCCAGCCGGGAGTTCAAGGGATACGAGGACCTGTTCGTGGCGGAGGACGCCACGGCCTCGCCCGCCGAGGGCAAGACCCTCGTAGCCGGAGGCGTCCCCCTCTCCTTCAAGGAGAAGACCATCTCCGGCGGAGGTATGAAGTATTCCGGCGAGCCCATCTCCATGAGCCTCAAGGACGCGGACGTGAAGGACGTGATGCGCGTCTTCCACGACATCTCCAAACTCAACTTCGTCGTCCACCCCTCGGTTCAGGGCAAGGTCACGGTGGACCTCGAGAACGTCCCTTGGGACCAGGCCATGGACATCGTCCTGAAAAACAACGGCCTGGACTACGTGTACGAGAACAACGTGATCTGGGTGGCCCCGGCCTCCGAGATTGCCCGGAAGTTCGCCGAGCAGCAGCGGATGCAGAAAGAGAAGCTGCTGGCGGAGGACCCCATCACCTTCACCAAGAGGCTGTCCTACGCAAAGGCCCAGCGCATGGAGGGCATCGCCCAGCGTTTCCTGAGCGAGCGGGGCTCCATCATCATCGACGAGCGGACGAACACCCTGATCATCCAGGAAGTTCCCTCCAAGAAGGCGGGCCTGGTCAAGCTGATCGACTCCCTGGACACGGCCACGCCGCAGGTCCTCATCGAGGCCCGGATCGTCGAATCGAACGTCACCTGGACCCAGAGTTTCGGAATCACCTGGAGCGGCAACTGGTACACGGGGATGGACGCCTCGGGCAACACGGTCACAACGCGGGGCGGCACCACCGGTTCCGCTTCCTCCAACATCTACTCCCTGCACAACTTCAAGAACCAGTCCGGATGGCCCAACTTCGGCACGGGCGACTTCGCCGTGACCCTCCCCCCCACGGCGTCCAACGGCTTCATCGACCTCGTTCTGGGGAACATCACCGGGTCGTTCTTCCTGGACGTCCGGCTCGCCGCCCTCGAGAACACGGGGCGCGCGCGTGTTTTGTCCGCCCCCCGCGTGGTCACTCAGGACAACGAGAAGGCCACCATCGAGTCCGGCCGACAGATCCCCATCCGGGTGGCCACCACCGACAAGATCTCGGTCATTTTCGTCAATGCGACCCTCAAGCTGGACGTGACGCCCCAGATCAGCGCCGACGGGAACGTGAATATGACCGTGGACATCACCAATGACTCGGTGGACTTCGCCAACGCCGAACCGGGCAACCCGCCCCCGATCATCAAGAAGGAGGCCAAGACCGTGCTGAAGGTGCGCGACGGTCAGACGGCGGTCATCGGCGGCGTGTTCGTGACCAACGAGGGCATCTCCCAGAACGGCCTTCCCTTCCTCTCCAAGATCCCGGTCCTGGGCTGGCTGTTCAAGAACCGCACGAAGACCCGGACGAACGACGAACTCCTGATCTTCCTCACGCCCAAGATCGTCAGGTAGGAGCGCATGAAAAAAAAAAGGTTCCCTCTGCTCGCATTCGCATCCTTGGCCCTCGCCGCGCTTTTCCTGATGGGGTGTGGGTCGGACAAGAACCTGGAACCTGAATCGGACCTGGTGCTGAAAGGGGCGGATCCTCCCAGCACGAATGTTGGCGTGAATCCGCCCCTTTCCCATATCGCCTATTTCCTTTTTCAGATCCGGATCGGCGATCCGAACCTGTCCCTGGTCGGCTCGGACGCCTGGACCGTGGACCGGGTTGATACGCACTACGTGCTGGTGAGCGATCCGGGGGGCCACCTGCAGCGGCTCCCCGAGGACGAGACCACCCGGCCCAAGACGCGCGTCAGCCCCAACACGGTCAATCGGATCGCCGTCACGGTCATCAGCGACTCCTTCTTGCAGGACTACGCCCAGGGCTTCGTGGGCACCTCCGACACGGCCCGGGTGAAGGTCCGGCTGACGTTCCACGCACACCGGAACAAGGACGGCGCGCGAAAGGTGCTCCAGACCAGTCACATCCTGACCATCGGGAATTTCTGATGGCGAGCGGACCCGCCGAACTCGAATCCGAGGTCCAGCGCGATCCGAAGATGCGCCGGTTCTACGAGTTGGCGCGGGAGTACCAGCGGCTCGGCCGTATCGAAGAAGCCGTGGTCCTCTGCGAAAAGGGCCTCCAACTGAACCCGAACCAGTGGCAGGCCCGGAATCTGCTGGCCCAGATCTTTCTCGCCAAGGGCCGCTTCGACGAGGCGAGGGTGCAGGTGGAGCGGGTCCTTCTGGCCCTCCCGGACAACATCCCCGCCAACCACCTCGCGGCGGACCTGTACTACTCCCTGGGGGACAAGGCCCGCGCCCTTCGCCACTACCAAGTCGTGGACCTCTTTGACCCCGGAAGGGCCAACGTGGCGGAGCGGATTCAGGAGCTGGCCGCCGAGACGCCTGCTCCGGAAGAGACGGCCGCGGAATCCGCCCCTGCGGCCGGCGAGGAAGCCCCGGGGCCGCCTCTGGAGGAGCCGCCCGCCGAATCCGTCCCTGCGGCCGATGGGGAGGCCCGGGAGTCGCTCTCCCCCGCCGTTTCCGAGGAACCGGCCGTGGAGGTCGGGCTCCAGGCGGAGGCTCAAACCGCGACGGAACCGGTCGGCGCCCAGGTGTTCGAAGAGGTATCGAAGCCGGAGGATTGGGGTAGCGAAGGAGGTCAGGAGAGCGACCTCCTGGAAGTCCTACCCTCCGAGCCCACGCCCTCCGTGGAGGTGGCTCCGCTTTCAGAGCAGGCGGAATCCTGGGCCGACGTGGCCCCCGAGCCGGAATCCTGTGAGCGCGAGGCCCTTGTCGAAAACCCGCCCGGGGAGGACACGGACCGGGTGGAGACCCTCCAGGAGGGCGACGACACCCAGGAAGCCCCCACGCCTCCGGACAGTCCAGACGGACTGGGCCTTTCACCGGAACCCGATCCGTCCGTTCCCGGGCCGGCCTTCAGCACGGTCACCCTGGCCCAGTTGTACGAGAGCCAGGGATACCCGGAAAAGGCGGTGGAGGTCTACCAGCGGATCCTGCTCAAGGAGCCGGACAACGCCGACGTTCGGGAGCGGATCCGGGGACTCAAGCGGAGGATGGCGGGGGAGGTCCCCGAAGCCCCGGCCGTCCAGGAGGAGGACGTGCGCAAGGCCGTCCGGCAGAAAAGGATCGCCGTGCTGCAGAACTGGCTCACCCGGGTGAGGGAGGCCTCCCATGTTTAGCCCCCTGTTCAAGAAACTGCGCGAGGACCTCCCGGGCTTTCGGGCGGTGGCCGTGGTGGGAGACGACGGCATCGAAGTGGACCGGTTCGTCTTGGAGGACCTGCCCCACGAGGTGCTGAGCGCGGAAATGAACGGGGTCTTGAAGACCTTGAGGCGCCTTCGGGGGGAGATCGCGATGGGCCCCATCCGGGAGGTGGTGATTCGGACCGAGGCGGAGAACATCCTCTTGTGCTCCCTGTCGGAGGGTCTCTTCATCCTCGTGGTCACGGACCCCGCTACGGCCACCGGCCGGGCCCGGTTCGCCATCCAGCGACTTGCGCACGAGTTTCAAAACGTCCTAAAATAAGGGTTCGGAGGGAACCCCATGGGTGTGATCACCAGCAACCAGATCCGCAAGGGCGTCAAACTGCTCATCGACGGCGACGCGTACGAGGTCGTGGACGCGGACCACGTGAAGCCGGGGAAGGGCTCGGCCTTCACGCGCGCCAAGGTGCGGAACCTCAGGACCGGCCAGGTTCTCGAGAAAACCGTCAAGGCGGGGGACAAGGTCGAGACGGCCGAGACGCAGGAAAGCCGCATGCAGTTCCTCTACAAGGAAGGCGCCGACTACCATTTCATGGACCAGACGACCTTCGAGCAGATCGTCATCCCGCAGGACGTTCTCGGCGACGCCGTCAAGTACCTCACGGAGAACCTGGAAATCAGCGTCCTCCTCCACGACGGAGAACCTCTGGGCGTGGACCTTCCGAACTTCGTGACCCTCACGATCGAGGAGACGGACCCCGGGTTCAAGGGCGACACCGTTTCCGGGGGCAAGCCGGCCCGGTGCAACACGGGGGCCGTGGTCAGCGTGCCCTTCCATCTCAATCCGGGGGACCGCATCGTGGTCGATACCCGGGACGGCAGCTACCGAGAAAAGGTCGGCTGATCCGGCCGAGACGTGCCAAAACGGAAAGCCGGGGGCCTGGAGCCCCCGGCTCTCGCTTCTTGCCCGGAATGGCTCTTTAAAAGATCTTCCCCCGGATCGGAACGGTGATGGGGCCCTTGCTGGTATCGATCGTGAGGGCGCCGTCGAGGTTCCCGACTTCCAGGGGCGGCACGAGCTTCAACTTGACGCTGTAGCGCTGGTTGGGCGTGATGGTCTGGACCTCGGACGTCAGGTTCTTCAGGTTCGACGTGACGTTGTGGATCTGCAGCTCCGGTCCCATCTCGAAAGCCACCGTGACGGTCTTGTTCAGGTTGATGTCCTCCGGGTGCTCGTTCACGTAGCTGTGGTTCAGGCCCGAGTAAACCACCTGGGGGGGATACACCGTGAGGGGATCGCGGATGGTGCCGAAGAGGTTCAGGTTGAGCTTGTCCACCTTGGGGTGAGAGGTCGCCAAGACGAAGCGCCCGTTGATGGGCCCGACGGCGTGGTCGGCGGGCAGGACCACC encodes:
- the pilM gene encoding type IV pilus assembly protein PilM, which codes for MFFGKSKNLLGLDIGSSAVKMVELKDLGKGKGYQLKAFGIEQLPAEAIVGGTIMDSGAVIDAISRLVRDRGVKNFNVATSVDGNSVIVKRISMMAMSEAELNEAIQWEAGQYIPFDIEEVKIDHQVLETDPATGNLSVLLVAVKRDLIAEYTSILGQAGLNATVLDLDVFSMQNAFEINYPIHGGEVAALVNIGASTTNICVLKGDTPLFWRDIQAGGNNYTDTLQRELNLTFNQAEALKKGETVQGVRPEQAAPILNAMTEEFGADLKKSLDFFKVTTGEGTIHKIVLAGGGSQVTNLDRYLSQFFGVPVEVMNPFQNVTVDEREFPMDTLTRLAPHFGVAVGLALRKMGD
- the dnaB gene encoding replicative DNA helicase; this encodes MADPAAGRSAGAVRRVSDLLKDQDLPFNLEAERALLGAVLLTDSLFDEVHEQVSSEDFALPSHRKIYTTFEQLREANRPIDLVTVTEWLHHKGWLEAVGGAEYVADLVSGIPRLTTLSHYAQIIRGRSLLRQLIERASGIIAEAYSSPQEPQEVLAQAEQRILELGDRTIRSTLLPLRTLAGEAAIKLDALSKRGEHVTGVATHFQKLDELTAGFQPSDFIILAARPSVGKTALALSIAYNVARSGKSVAFFSLEMSAEQIFFRLLSMASGLDFQMIRTGKLNKARLAEAGMKMEEIAALPIYIDDSSAQTILEMGAKLRRLKTSQALDLVIVDYLQLIKVVGKIENRNQEVSLISRSLKALAKDLKVPVVALSQLSRAVEKRGEGREPMLSDLRDSGSLEQDADVVLFLHRQVFAREEDQDARNRARLLIAKQRNGPTDDMELTFLPWRVQFADYLPEAPEGMGV
- a CDS encoding CPBP family intramembrane glutamic endopeptidase, with the protein product LAFPFRRPGPKEAGAALCLVAGGSLLALSAAAWLSRLPGGGGEDAALRALLSSYPLGVQWIVFALVPAICEESLFRGALLASLREIPELPACLLSGAAFALFHGSVYRFLPVAVLGASLAAVVVRTGNLALAILGHAIHNGMVLAALRLGPAAGPAMGDGLWAGGVALLAGAVLLAAGLRLTAPRSSG
- a CDS encoding roadblock/LC7 domain-containing protein, with the translated sequence MFSPLFKKLREDLPGFRAVAVVGDDGIEVDRFVLEDLPHEVLSAEMNGVLKTLRRLRGEIAMGPIREVVIRTEAENILLCSLSEGLFILVVTDPATATGRARFAIQRLAHEFQNVLK
- the alr gene encoding alanine racemase gives rise to the protein MSESDSPNLRPTVLRVDLDALSLNATALKTAGGGRPLLAVVKANGYGCGAAHVARAALRGGASWLGVALAEEGIQLRERGIVAPILLLGPVPPTQAGLLLDHGLTPALYSLSFLQALEEAAERTGRSAEVHLKLDSGMGRVGFRPEEIPDLLGALRRSPRVSVAGIFSNLASADDPRSDQTAHQVRAFQDMVETLRRAGMEPAWVHLANSSGLLAHPDTHLTLCRPGLTLFGLRPSADLPDPGLRPVLSFSTRIAQIKRVPPGTPVGYGATYVTSSSKRLGILPVGYGDGLPRALGNVGHVLIEGAACPIVGRVSMDLVAVDLDPAPGAVEGGPVCLWGSEGTLNASPWDWARWSGTIPYEVMTGISCRVARRYAEGGREWTEFLLNSGGPLA
- the efp gene encoding elongation factor P, translated to MGVITSNQIRKGVKLLIDGDAYEVVDADHVKPGKGSAFTRAKVRNLRTGQVLEKTVKAGDKVETAETQESRMQFLYKEGADYHFMDQTTFEQIVIPQDVLGDAVKYLTENLEISVLLHDGEPLGVDLPNFVTLTIEETDPGFKGDTVSGGKPARCNTGAVVSVPFHLNPGDRIVVDTRDGSYREKVG
- a CDS encoding PilN domain-containing protein, which produces MIRINLLREGRGTKRGGPGGPPMVAVAGPTEEAPPWGIYVALLLATVVATGGYGAWLLMQNHSLAVEIERQKVELKKYEGAREKVAELEKKKTEYAAKVDQIKELKDQQSIPVKLMNRLVEVLPEGAWYNAVKQNNQTIELTGAAKSIKTISTLYDNLVAISEFANVQLGEVQQQSGAEETYSYKLSMNYHPGGFKPKVEEAKPQATSARARSKPASDDSGGME
- a CDS encoding tetratricopeptide repeat protein; its protein translation is MASGPAELESEVQRDPKMRRFYELAREYQRLGRIEEAVVLCEKGLQLNPNQWQARNLLAQIFLAKGRFDEARVQVERVLLALPDNIPANHLAADLYYSLGDKARALRHYQVVDLFDPGRANVAERIQELAAETPAPEETAAESAPAAGEEAPGPPLEEPPAESVPAADGEARESLSPAVSEEPAVEVGLQAEAQTATEPVGAQVFEEVSKPEDWGSEGGQESDLLEVLPSEPTPSVEVAPLSEQAESWADVAPEPESCEREALVENPPGEDTDRVETLQEGDDTQEAPTPPDSPDGLGLSPEPDPSVPGPAFSTVTLAQLYESQGYPEKAVEVYQRILLKEPDNADVRERIRGLKRRMAGEVPEAPAVQEEDVRKAVRQKRIAVLQNWLTRVREASHV
- the pilO gene encoding type 4a pilus biogenesis protein PilO, which gives rise to MDRFAKLPKWAQLVVTLLFCGLIFPATWFVFLADQRTTLQSRRQQRDELEGQIQQGKEAMRRVDELNRQIDLIRRDLEVLKSIIPLDPETGKLLRVFQSYARDQNLNILRINPTPVAKRELYSEQAYGIEVGGGYHDLALFFDKVAHMRRIVNITNLDMASSTRKGATITAKFNSVVYMQNPEAFQGLENKP
- the pilQ gene encoding type IV pilus secretin PilQ encodes the protein MNKRMALMTAVLGLLAGMAVLAADTASTELNVLSDLFSQSQDGQVVVGVVGTYPIIDYTYYDYDPETFVVDMADVDISRLPKTLNVQSGGVGLVKVESISQGKGRALAKLEIHKAYLSKCLVFTEGTKLMVKVVGADQAPPAPPAPSAASESASAASPASAPPAPPPAPPAEPVREGTRLMGVRVAQDGSSVGIESDGTAKFKYFTMGGPDRIVVDLYGIQRGKVPGQIPGAGDIEKVRVALLQASPLVTRVVLDMKKPLKPVAVSADGPVVRVVLDEMALDAAPEAAAAPPKAEAPPASEPAAQPVSSETAPAEPVSASPPPVAEMAQAPTEPAAETLDDVKVDLSPISPGSSREFKGYEDLFVAEDATASPAEGKTLVAGGVPLSFKEKTISGGGMKYSGEPISMSLKDADVKDVMRVFHDISKLNFVVHPSVQGKVTVDLENVPWDQAMDIVLKNNGLDYVYENNVIWVAPASEIARKFAEQQRMQKEKLLAEDPITFTKRLSYAKAQRMEGIAQRFLSERGSIIIDERTNTLIIQEVPSKKAGLVKLIDSLDTATPQVLIEARIVESNVTWTQSFGITWSGNWYTGMDASGNTVTTRGGTTGSASSNIYSLHNFKNQSGWPNFGTGDFAVTLPPTASNGFIDLVLGNITGSFFLDVRLAALENTGRARVLSAPRVVTQDNEKATIESGRQIPIRVATTDKISVIFVNATLKLDVTPQISADGNVNMTVDITNDSVDFANAEPGNPPPIIKKEAKTVLKVRDGQTAVIGGVFVTNEGISQNGLPFLSKIPVLGWLFKNRTKTRTNDELLIFLTPKIVR